Proteins from one Bacteroidia bacterium genomic window:
- a CDS encoding sigma-70 family RNA polymerase sigma factor yields MKFPKFGKKNSLSKTDIYNKYGRKLYGYAITKWNISEDEAWDIVYKTIDKTIETYERYTFESEEKFASFIFKIFINYLRNHYRDTKNKRLETVAFEDGVEYVENDSDSTNDEDEHESSNMKLLNEELSKLEDWQRVLLLMRAQNYSYEEISVIIKRPADQLKVYYLRYKQKILKSINDKLVLPQSDRREI; encoded by the coding sequence GTGAAGTTTCCGAAATTTGGAAAAAAAAATAGTCTTTCTAAAACCGATATCTATAACAAATACGGTAGAAAGCTATATGGATATGCAATTACAAAATGGAATATTAGTGAAGATGAAGCTTGGGATATAGTATACAAAACGATTGATAAAACAATTGAAACATATGAAAGGTATACTTTTGAATCAGAAGAAAAGTTCGCAAGCTTCATCTTTAAAATCTTTATTAATTATTTGCGGAATCATTATCGCGATACTAAAAACAAAAGATTGGAAACAGTGGCATTTGAAGATGGTGTTGAATATGTAGAGAATGACTCTGATAGCACTAATGATGAAGATGAACATGAAAGCTCGAATATGAAATTATTGAATGAAGAGCTGTCTAAACTCGAAGATTGGCAGAGAGTGTTATTACTGATGAGAGCACAAAATTATTCTTATGAAGAGATTTCAGTAATAATAAAAAGACCGGCAGATCAATTGAAAGTGTATTATCTTCGCTATAAACAAAAAATTCTGAAAAGCATAAATGATAAATTAGTACTACCACAAA